In one Parambassis ranga chromosome 6, fParRan2.1, whole genome shotgun sequence genomic region, the following are encoded:
- the mapk8ip2 gene encoding C-Jun-amino-terminal kinase-interacting protein 2 isoform X1 produces the protein MADRAEMFSLSTFHSLSPPSCRPAHDISLEEFDDEDLSEITDDCGIGLNYDSDPYEKDSLILEKNDMHHPVCSFQDDFQEFEMIDDEDDEEDEEEEDEEVDPDAPPSPSASPPLSPSLGTLKSRPTTLNLTSAVSQDSLNNNSSLSPKKGSWQDSLRNPASQGRLSPTHTCLEDGSHVTGQCPASPMSQAPGSQCKGTPPKHAGEGGNPQSPHRPLLCDMEGNRRERPEYGSFGQHKSHPCSGDVTEPKADPTFQTTRVPSVDEQSQCSDTEVDHDLKSDHNHKHSNRRATDTYTITSESGMEPENDLDPDGTSRCLSSTAPLGGNDGADTPLSDEELEKDFEVEFMCKETYDMVCKENRSSYIEFPPIEPSEPTSFSSYLSSSHSEALGHSNSSHTAAASAMQAAANDSTSPSSDPGIADMNQQGYMTSDQDKDLSSPGSDSDIDGELEAAFACGGPVVSNMISSISETELDLTSDESSSGRSSHLTNSIEEASSPTSDQELDPDTELEQDSGIVGLKASLFLGQPDPIKEGSPLPSPSPLPSPTIATPSPVDSPILPPESYDDDQALMGLQNVDDELSCEHQADPDETLPPAQRCEDSLSRQMVLQIEPDHSLESFKRSFYLPVGPRLMPSTDEYDGTSEGDSESESEDDLSENSDSPWLLSNLVNRMISEGSYPISCPEECFKRKVSVSDTISPSSDIGEGDGFNDEDQERKTGMEESEEGEKGIEGYRKERLETGTRGRNVEVSKEGAVIGSHLYMNNPTGDTITPLILERCANERGTTDFSSSHTTKDYDKNLTDKPSKNARRQEEDEEPNNDLMMLEGRKDLDSPSLSESVISDKDEGRETEPRPTSRSSASLERITEVKNSLTLDIPTAQTNRCFSLTYSTDNDEEEDDGDSYPYLGGLRKQSYRGSDLELDSSPPIDSSVQDHPISDHDLPLCEKDLRQPNEDDGLAYDSMKYTLVVDENTTLELVSLRRCTSVLSDDSELSTLCDEEPLGTGEVVYGDNNDEVRPELLSSSEDSSPEADLPFSKKFLNVFVNSTSRSSSTESFGLFSCTINGEERDQTHRAVYRFIPRHADELELDVDDPLYVEEEEDDYWYRGYNMRTGERGIFPAFYAHEVIGQSKELLGMKRNPAWIETFTVQFLGSVEVPYHQGNGILCAAMQKIAISRKRTVHVRPPSLCELEISLQGVKLIMSLEDEYDTLDEYDRCSHFFQMKNISFCGCHPRNNCYFGFITKHPMLNRFACHVFVSQESMRPVAECVGRAFQEYYQEHLEYACPTEDIYLE, from the exons ATGGCGGACAGGGCTGAGATGTTTTCTCTATCCACTTTCcattccctctctcctccaagCTGCAG GCCAGCCCACGACATCAGCCTGGAGGAGTTTGATGATGAAGATCTCTCTGAAATCACAGATGACTGTGGGATTGGACTTAACTACGATTCTGATCCATACGAGAAG GACTCACTCATTCTGGAGAAGAATGATATGCACCACCCAGTCTGCTCCTTCCAGGATGACTTCCAAGAGTTTGAGATgattgatgatgaagatgatgaggaggatgaagaagaagaggatgaagaggttGATCCTGATGCGCCCCCGTCCCCCTCAGCctccccacctctctctcctAGTCTTGGCACTCTGAAGAGCAGACCCACCACACTGAACCTCACCAGTGCTGTGTCGCAG GATTCACTGAACAACAACAGTAGTCTGTCCCCAAAGAAAGGAAGCTGGCAAGACTCTTTACGGAACCCAGCCTCACAGG GCCGTCTGTCTCCGACCCACACATGCCTGGAGGATGGTAGCCATGTGACTGGCCAGTGTCCAGCCTCTCCGATGTCCCAGGCCCCAGGGTCTCAGTGCAAAGGTACTCCACCAAAACACGCAGGGGAGGGCGGGAACCCCCAGTCTCCTCATAGGCCCCTCCTGTGCGACATGGAGGGCAACAGGCGAGAGAGGCCCGAATACG GCTCATTTGGTCAACACAAGTCCCACCCATGTTCTGGTGACGTCACTGAGCCAAAAGCAGACCCTACATTTCAGACAACCAGAGTACCCTCAGTAGACGAGCAGTCCCAGTGTTCAGACACAGAGGTGGACCATGACCTCAAGAGCGATCACAACCACAAACACTCAAACCGGCGTGCCACTGACACGTACACAATCACCAGTGAGTCAGGTATGGAGCCGGAGAATGACCTAGACCCAGATGGAACCAGTCGCTGCTTGTCGTCCACTGCACCCTTGGGAGGTAATGATGGTGCCGATACACCTTTGTCTGAcgaggagctggagaaggacTTTGAAGTGGAGTTCATGTGTAAGGAGACCTACGATATGGTGTGTAAGGAGAATCGGTCCTCATACATAGAATTCCCCCCCATTGAACCTTCTGAACCAACGTCCTTCTCCAGCTATTTGTCATCTAGCCACTCTGAAGCTCTGGGCCACTCCAACAGTTCACATACTGCAGCAGCATCTGCAATGcaggcagcagctaatgactCCACCTCTCCATCTTCAGACCCGGGCATCGCAGATATGAACCAGCAGGGTTATATGACCTCAGATCAGGACAAGGACCTCAGCTCTCCAGGCTCTGACTCTGACATTGACGGGGAGCTGGAGGCAGCATTTGCTTGTGGAGGTCCTGTGGTCTCCAACATGATCTCCTCTATCTcagagacagagctggacctgacaAGCGATGAGAGTAGCAGTGGGCGCTCATCTCACCTCACCAACTCCATTGAGGAAGCCAGTTCACCTACGTCAGATCAGGAACTGGACCCGGATACAGAGTTAGAGCAGGACAGTGGAATTGTTGGATTGAAAGCGTCTCTATTTCTGGGTCAACCTGACCCAATCAAGGAAGGTTCTCCTCTACCCTCTCCTTCCCCTCTGCCCTCACCAACTATCGCTACACCCTCACCTGTTGACTCTCCCATCTTGCCCCCTGAGTCCTATGATGATGATCAAGCTCTAATGGGGCTGCAAAATGTGGATGATGAGCTGTCCTGTGAGCACCAGGCCGACCCAGATGAGACTCTGCCTCCAGCCCAGCGCTGTGAGGACAGCCTGTCCAGACAGATGGTGCTCCAAATAGAACCAGACCACAGCCTAGAAAGCTTCAAGCGCTCCTTCTACCTGCCAGTGGGACCCAGGTTAATGCCAAGTACAGATGAATATGATGGCACAAGTGAGGGTGACTCAGAATCAGAAAGTGAAGATGACCTGAGCGAGAACTCTGACTCACCATGGCTGCTTAGCAACTTAGTAAACAGGATGATTTCAGAGGGCTCTTATCCAATCAGCTGCCCTGAGGAGTGTTTTAAGAGAAAGGTTTCTGTGTCTGATACTATCTCACCATCCTCAGATATAGGAGAGGGGGATGGATTCAATGATGAGGACCaagagaggaagacagggaTGGAGGAATcagaagaaggagagaaaggaaTTGAAGGgtacagaaaggagaggctggAGACAGGAACCAGGGGCAGGAATGTGGAGGTTTCAAAAGAAGGAGCTGTCATAGGTTCCCACCTTTACATGAATAATCCTACTGGTGACACTATAACCCCCCTGATTTTAGAGCGTTGTGCAAACGAGAGGGGGACCACAGATTTCAGTTCCTCACACACCACTAAAGACTATGACAAGAACTTAACAGACAAACCATCGAAGAATGCcaggagacaggaggaagatgaagagccAAATAATGACTTAATGATGCTggagggaaggaaggacctGGACTCACCCAGCCTCAGCGAGAGTGTGATCAGTGACAAGGACGAAGGACGAGAAACTGAGCCCAGGCCAACAAGTCGTTCCTCAGCCTCTCTGGAGCGCATCACCGAGGTCAAAAACAGCCTGACACTGGACATACCCACCGCTCAGACCAATCGCTGCTTCAGCCTCACCTACTCCACAGACAATGACGAAGAAGAGGACGACGGGGACTCTTATCCATACCTGGGTGGCTTGAGGAAACAGTCATATAGGGGGAGTGACTTAGAGCTTGACAGTTCACCACCCATTGATTCCAGCGTGCAAGATCATCCCATATCTGACCATGACCTCCCACTGTGTGAGAAAGACCTGCGACAGCCCAATGAAGATGATGGGCTGGCCTATGACTCTATGAAGTACACACTGGTGGTGGATGAGAACACTACACTGGAACTTGTCAGCCTCAGAAG GTGTACCTCCGTTCTGAGTGATGACAGCGAGCTTTCAACCCTGTGTGACGAAGAGCCTTTGGGGACAGGTGAGGTGGTCTATGGTGATAACAATGATGAGGTGAGGCCAGAACTTCTCAGCTCTTCTGAAGACTCTTCTCCTGAGGCCGACCTCCCATTTTCTAAGAAGTTCCTCAATGTGTTTGTCAACAGCACCTCCCGCTCTTCCA GCACAGAATCTTTTGGACTTTTCTCCTGTACCATTaatggagaggagagggaccAGACACACAGGGCAGTCTACAG GTTCATTCCTAGACATGCAGATGAGCTGGAGCTAGATGTGGATGATCCATTGtatgtggaggaagaggaggatgattACTGGTACAGAGGGTATAACATGCGGACAGGGGAGCGGGGCATCTTCCCAGCCTTTTATGCCCATGAGGTCATAGGACAGTCCAAGGAGTTACTGG GAATGAAAAGGAATCCAGCATGGATTGAGACGTTCACCGTTCAGTTTCTGGGTTCTGTTGAGGTACCTTATCACCAAGGCAACGGCATTCTTTGTGCCGCCATGCAGAAG atTGCAATATCCAGGAAACGGACGGTGCATGTGCGACCTCCTTCTCTGTGTGAGCTGGAGATTAGTTTGCAAGGAGTTAAACTGATCATGAGTTTGGAGGATGAATATGACACCCTTGATGAg TATGACAGATGTAGTCACTTCTTCCAGATGAAAAATATCTCTTTCTGTGGGTGCCATCCAAGAAACAACTG ctacTTTGGCTTCATCACTAAGCACCCAATGCTGAACAGATTTGCTTGCCATGTGTTTGTATCCCAGGAGTCCATGCGACCTGTAGCAGAGTGTGTTGG CCGAGCCTTCCAGGAATACTACCAAGAACATCTGGAGTACGCTTGCCCCACGGAGGACATCTACCTTGAGTAA
- the LOC114437176 gene encoding gastricsin-like, giving the protein MKWLVAVLVCVVLAEGVKIPLRKHKSMREALRERGIRLPYQDPALKYQANEFASADMYINNYADTTYYGPISIGTPPQSFQVLFDTGSANLWVDSIYCNTQACNTHKKFDPRQSSTYSANGQSFYLPYGAGSLNGVFGYDTVTVGGIQITNQEIGLSTDEPGQNFVVAQFDGILGLSYPSIAAGGQTPVVDNMISNNLLDSDIFAFYLSGDAQQGSMLSFGEVDSSLYQGQVYWTPVTSETYWQIGVQGFQINGQETGWCSQGCQSIVDTGTSMLTAPSQLLGNIMQAIGAQQNQYGDYLVDCSQVNNLPTLSFVISGVSLPLPPSAYITQNNGYCVVGITPTYLPSQNGQPLWIFGDVFLREYYSIYDRSNNRVGFAVAA; this is encoded by the exons ATGAAGTGGCTGGTTGCTGTTCTGGTCTGTGTGGTCCTCGCTGAGGGAGTCAA GATCCCTCTGAGGAAGCACAAGTCGATGCGTGAGGCCCTGAGGGAGAGAGGAATCCGACTGCCTTACCAAGATCCAGCTCTCAAGTATCAGGCCAATGAGTTTGCCTCCGCTGACATGTACATCAATAACTACGCTGAT ACCACTTACTACGGACCGATCAGCATCGGAACACCCCCCCAGTCCTTCCAGGTGCTGTTTGACACCGGCTCTGCCAACCTGTGGGTGGACTCCATCTACTGTAACACACAGGCTTGCA acacacacaaaaagttcGACCCCAGGCAGTCCTCCACCTACAGTGCTAATGGTCAGTCCTTCTACCTGCCCTACGGAGCTGGAAGCCTCAATGGAGTCTTTGGATATGACACTGTCACG GTCGGTGGTATTCAGATCACTAACCAGGAGATTGGTCTGAGCACAGACGAGCCTGGTCAAAACTTTGTGGTGGCCCAGTTTGACGGCATCCTCGGCCTGTCCTACCCATCCATCgcagcaggaggacagacacCTGTCGTGGACAACATGATCTCTAATAACCTGCTGGATTCTGACATATTTGCTTTCTATCTGTCAGG GGATGCACAGCAGGGTAGCATGCTCTCTTTTGGAGAAGTGGACAGCAGCTTGTACCAGGGACAGGTATACTGGACTCCCGTCACCTCTGAGACCTACTGGCAGATTGGGGTTCAAGG ATTTCAGATTAATGGCCAAGAGACGGGCTGGTGCTCACAGGGCTGCCAGTCCATTGTAGATACCGGAACCTCAATGCTGACAGCCCCGAGCCAGCTGCTGGGTAACATCATGCAGGCCATTGGAGCCCAGCAGAACCAGTATGGAGAT TACCTGGTGGACTGCAGCCAGGTCAACAACCTGCCTACTCTGAGCTTCGTCATCAGCGGCGtttccctccctctgcctccttctgcTTACATCACTCAG AATAATGGATACTGCGTTGTGGGCATCACCCCCACCTACCTGCCCTCTCAAAACGGCCAACCGCTGTGGATCTTTGGAGACGTGTTCCTCAGAGAGTACTACTCCATCTATGACCGCAGCAACAACAGAGTTGGCTTTGCTGTAGCTGCCTGA
- the mapk8ip2 gene encoding C-Jun-amino-terminal kinase-interacting protein 2 isoform X2 yields the protein MADRAEMFSLSTFHSLSPPSCRPAHDISLEEFDDEDLSEITDDCGIGLNYDSDPYEKDSLILEKNDMHHPVCSFQDDFQEFEMIDDEDDEEDEEEEDEEVDPDAPPSPSASPPLSPSLGTLKSRPTTLNLTSAVSQDSLNNNSSLSPKKGSWQDSLRNPASQGRLSPTHTCLEDGSHVTGQCPASPMSQAPGSQCKGSFGQHKSHPCSGDVTEPKADPTFQTTRVPSVDEQSQCSDTEVDHDLKSDHNHKHSNRRATDTYTITSESGMEPENDLDPDGTSRCLSSTAPLGGNDGADTPLSDEELEKDFEVEFMCKETYDMVCKENRSSYIEFPPIEPSEPTSFSSYLSSSHSEALGHSNSSHTAAASAMQAAANDSTSPSSDPGIADMNQQGYMTSDQDKDLSSPGSDSDIDGELEAAFACGGPVVSNMISSISETELDLTSDESSSGRSSHLTNSIEEASSPTSDQELDPDTELEQDSGIVGLKASLFLGQPDPIKEGSPLPSPSPLPSPTIATPSPVDSPILPPESYDDDQALMGLQNVDDELSCEHQADPDETLPPAQRCEDSLSRQMVLQIEPDHSLESFKRSFYLPVGPRLMPSTDEYDGTSEGDSESESEDDLSENSDSPWLLSNLVNRMISEGSYPISCPEECFKRKVSVSDTISPSSDIGEGDGFNDEDQERKTGMEESEEGEKGIEGYRKERLETGTRGRNVEVSKEGAVIGSHLYMNNPTGDTITPLILERCANERGTTDFSSSHTTKDYDKNLTDKPSKNARRQEEDEEPNNDLMMLEGRKDLDSPSLSESVISDKDEGRETEPRPTSRSSASLERITEVKNSLTLDIPTAQTNRCFSLTYSTDNDEEEDDGDSYPYLGGLRKQSYRGSDLELDSSPPIDSSVQDHPISDHDLPLCEKDLRQPNEDDGLAYDSMKYTLVVDENTTLELVSLRRCTSVLSDDSELSTLCDEEPLGTGEVVYGDNNDEVRPELLSSSEDSSPEADLPFSKKFLNVFVNSTSRSSSTESFGLFSCTINGEERDQTHRAVYRFIPRHADELELDVDDPLYVEEEEDDYWYRGYNMRTGERGIFPAFYAHEVIGQSKELLGMKRNPAWIETFTVQFLGSVEVPYHQGNGILCAAMQKIAISRKRTVHVRPPSLCELEISLQGVKLIMSLEDEYDTLDEYDRCSHFFQMKNISFCGCHPRNNCYFGFITKHPMLNRFACHVFVSQESMRPVAECVGRAFQEYYQEHLEYACPTEDIYLE from the exons ATGGCGGACAGGGCTGAGATGTTTTCTCTATCCACTTTCcattccctctctcctccaagCTGCAG GCCAGCCCACGACATCAGCCTGGAGGAGTTTGATGATGAAGATCTCTCTGAAATCACAGATGACTGTGGGATTGGACTTAACTACGATTCTGATCCATACGAGAAG GACTCACTCATTCTGGAGAAGAATGATATGCACCACCCAGTCTGCTCCTTCCAGGATGACTTCCAAGAGTTTGAGATgattgatgatgaagatgatgaggaggatgaagaagaagaggatgaagaggttGATCCTGATGCGCCCCCGTCCCCCTCAGCctccccacctctctctcctAGTCTTGGCACTCTGAAGAGCAGACCCACCACACTGAACCTCACCAGTGCTGTGTCGCAG GATTCACTGAACAACAACAGTAGTCTGTCCCCAAAGAAAGGAAGCTGGCAAGACTCTTTACGGAACCCAGCCTCACAGG GCCGTCTGTCTCCGACCCACACATGCCTGGAGGATGGTAGCCATGTGACTGGCCAGTGTCCAGCCTCTCCGATGTCCCAGGCCCCAGGGTCTCAGTGCAAAG GCTCATTTGGTCAACACAAGTCCCACCCATGTTCTGGTGACGTCACTGAGCCAAAAGCAGACCCTACATTTCAGACAACCAGAGTACCCTCAGTAGACGAGCAGTCCCAGTGTTCAGACACAGAGGTGGACCATGACCTCAAGAGCGATCACAACCACAAACACTCAAACCGGCGTGCCACTGACACGTACACAATCACCAGTGAGTCAGGTATGGAGCCGGAGAATGACCTAGACCCAGATGGAACCAGTCGCTGCTTGTCGTCCACTGCACCCTTGGGAGGTAATGATGGTGCCGATACACCTTTGTCTGAcgaggagctggagaaggacTTTGAAGTGGAGTTCATGTGTAAGGAGACCTACGATATGGTGTGTAAGGAGAATCGGTCCTCATACATAGAATTCCCCCCCATTGAACCTTCTGAACCAACGTCCTTCTCCAGCTATTTGTCATCTAGCCACTCTGAAGCTCTGGGCCACTCCAACAGTTCACATACTGCAGCAGCATCTGCAATGcaggcagcagctaatgactCCACCTCTCCATCTTCAGACCCGGGCATCGCAGATATGAACCAGCAGGGTTATATGACCTCAGATCAGGACAAGGACCTCAGCTCTCCAGGCTCTGACTCTGACATTGACGGGGAGCTGGAGGCAGCATTTGCTTGTGGAGGTCCTGTGGTCTCCAACATGATCTCCTCTATCTcagagacagagctggacctgacaAGCGATGAGAGTAGCAGTGGGCGCTCATCTCACCTCACCAACTCCATTGAGGAAGCCAGTTCACCTACGTCAGATCAGGAACTGGACCCGGATACAGAGTTAGAGCAGGACAGTGGAATTGTTGGATTGAAAGCGTCTCTATTTCTGGGTCAACCTGACCCAATCAAGGAAGGTTCTCCTCTACCCTCTCCTTCCCCTCTGCCCTCACCAACTATCGCTACACCCTCACCTGTTGACTCTCCCATCTTGCCCCCTGAGTCCTATGATGATGATCAAGCTCTAATGGGGCTGCAAAATGTGGATGATGAGCTGTCCTGTGAGCACCAGGCCGACCCAGATGAGACTCTGCCTCCAGCCCAGCGCTGTGAGGACAGCCTGTCCAGACAGATGGTGCTCCAAATAGAACCAGACCACAGCCTAGAAAGCTTCAAGCGCTCCTTCTACCTGCCAGTGGGACCCAGGTTAATGCCAAGTACAGATGAATATGATGGCACAAGTGAGGGTGACTCAGAATCAGAAAGTGAAGATGACCTGAGCGAGAACTCTGACTCACCATGGCTGCTTAGCAACTTAGTAAACAGGATGATTTCAGAGGGCTCTTATCCAATCAGCTGCCCTGAGGAGTGTTTTAAGAGAAAGGTTTCTGTGTCTGATACTATCTCACCATCCTCAGATATAGGAGAGGGGGATGGATTCAATGATGAGGACCaagagaggaagacagggaTGGAGGAATcagaagaaggagagaaaggaaTTGAAGGgtacagaaaggagaggctggAGACAGGAACCAGGGGCAGGAATGTGGAGGTTTCAAAAGAAGGAGCTGTCATAGGTTCCCACCTTTACATGAATAATCCTACTGGTGACACTATAACCCCCCTGATTTTAGAGCGTTGTGCAAACGAGAGGGGGACCACAGATTTCAGTTCCTCACACACCACTAAAGACTATGACAAGAACTTAACAGACAAACCATCGAAGAATGCcaggagacaggaggaagatgaagagccAAATAATGACTTAATGATGCTggagggaaggaaggacctGGACTCACCCAGCCTCAGCGAGAGTGTGATCAGTGACAAGGACGAAGGACGAGAAACTGAGCCCAGGCCAACAAGTCGTTCCTCAGCCTCTCTGGAGCGCATCACCGAGGTCAAAAACAGCCTGACACTGGACATACCCACCGCTCAGACCAATCGCTGCTTCAGCCTCACCTACTCCACAGACAATGACGAAGAAGAGGACGACGGGGACTCTTATCCATACCTGGGTGGCTTGAGGAAACAGTCATATAGGGGGAGTGACTTAGAGCTTGACAGTTCACCACCCATTGATTCCAGCGTGCAAGATCATCCCATATCTGACCATGACCTCCCACTGTGTGAGAAAGACCTGCGACAGCCCAATGAAGATGATGGGCTGGCCTATGACTCTATGAAGTACACACTGGTGGTGGATGAGAACACTACACTGGAACTTGTCAGCCTCAGAAG GTGTACCTCCGTTCTGAGTGATGACAGCGAGCTTTCAACCCTGTGTGACGAAGAGCCTTTGGGGACAGGTGAGGTGGTCTATGGTGATAACAATGATGAGGTGAGGCCAGAACTTCTCAGCTCTTCTGAAGACTCTTCTCCTGAGGCCGACCTCCCATTTTCTAAGAAGTTCCTCAATGTGTTTGTCAACAGCACCTCCCGCTCTTCCA GCACAGAATCTTTTGGACTTTTCTCCTGTACCATTaatggagaggagagggaccAGACACACAGGGCAGTCTACAG GTTCATTCCTAGACATGCAGATGAGCTGGAGCTAGATGTGGATGATCCATTGtatgtggaggaagaggaggatgattACTGGTACAGAGGGTATAACATGCGGACAGGGGAGCGGGGCATCTTCCCAGCCTTTTATGCCCATGAGGTCATAGGACAGTCCAAGGAGTTACTGG GAATGAAAAGGAATCCAGCATGGATTGAGACGTTCACCGTTCAGTTTCTGGGTTCTGTTGAGGTACCTTATCACCAAGGCAACGGCATTCTTTGTGCCGCCATGCAGAAG atTGCAATATCCAGGAAACGGACGGTGCATGTGCGACCTCCTTCTCTGTGTGAGCTGGAGATTAGTTTGCAAGGAGTTAAACTGATCATGAGTTTGGAGGATGAATATGACACCCTTGATGAg TATGACAGATGTAGTCACTTCTTCCAGATGAAAAATATCTCTTTCTGTGGGTGCCATCCAAGAAACAACTG ctacTTTGGCTTCATCACTAAGCACCCAATGCTGAACAGATTTGCTTGCCATGTGTTTGTATCCCAGGAGTCCATGCGACCTGTAGCAGAGTGTGTTGG CCGAGCCTTCCAGGAATACTACCAAGAACATCTGGAGTACGCTTGCCCCACGGAGGACATCTACCTTGAGTAA